The following coding sequences lie in one Flavobacterium sediminis genomic window:
- a CDS encoding imm11 family protein: MQYYILDTPAESKETGKVYPQVAFDKIKEAFKFRHNVYPDNEPILSATLEKGAKLTDILSQASIAGHGLLINDKVKNILADFKIMNHKFYNCPVKDHKGVIHQYYWMALVQPDIINWIDFKNSSFYTVEVGFREDNIKLTSYQDYIQKKEELPNINWWIEAENIKINTIEEHDLFVFPYLFSNIILSEKLTQSFIKDNIKGIKFEKAPVNN, from the coding sequence ATGCAGTATTACATTTTAGATACACCTGCCGAAAGTAAAGAAACTGGTAAAGTTTATCCACAAGTAGCTTTTGATAAAATAAAAGAAGCCTTTAAATTCAGACATAATGTCTATCCTGATAATGAACCTATACTCTCTGCAACACTTGAAAAAGGAGCTAAATTGACAGATATACTTAGTCAAGCCTCTATAGCCGGACATGGTTTACTTATCAATGATAAAGTAAAAAATATATTAGCTGATTTTAAAATAATGAACCATAAATTCTATAACTGCCCGGTTAAAGACCATAAAGGGGTAATTCATCAATATTATTGGATGGCTCTCGTTCAACCTGATATCATCAATTGGATTGATTTTAAAAATAGTTCATTTTATACTGTTGAAGTTGGTTTTAGAGAAGATAATATAAAGTTAACTTCATATCAAGATTATATTCAAAAAAAAGAAGAACTACCCAATATTAACTGGTGGATTGAAGCTGAAAATATTAAAATCAACACAATAGAAGAACACGACCTTTTTGTTTTTCCTTATTTATTCAGTAATATAATATTATCTGAAAAACTAACACAATCTTTTATTAAAGACAATATAAAAGGTATAAAATTTGAAAAGGCTCCAGTCAATAACTAA
- a CDS encoding AHH domain-containing protein translates to MHDTRVGRFFAIDPLFRKYAFYSPYAFSGNRVIDRNELEGLETGPQYWMSISPTAKQSGMTPELWQKQLSSSPNMKAIHGLLDGAGFVPGFGELADGTNAIIYTYEGDYLNAAFSSISLIPLGGDATAKGFKYSLKVAGFEGRTFKSAWAAKKWLGNAMEFGVKSADAIANRSKLAKAINITQKGMQAHHIIPVEALTKSEVVQKAVDAGFDFNGVVNGIGVKALNEGGTHANHPTYTKQILENLTKWSKENVNYTGEQAKEYLEKFAGKLKDKIQKESVEGSTKVNDLIIK, encoded by the coding sequence ATGCACGACACAAGGGTGGGTAGGTTTTTTGCCATTGATCCGTTGTTTAGAAAATATGCTTTTTATTCTCCGTATGCATTTAGTGGGAATAGGGTAATAGACAGAAACGAGTTAGAAGGATTAGAAACTGGACCTCAATATTGGATGTCTATTAGTCCGACAGCTAAACAGTCTGGAATGACACCAGAATTGTGGCAGAAGCAGCTTAGTTCTTCACCTAATATGAAAGCTATTCATGGACTTTTAGATGGAGCAGGTTTTGTACCTGGATTTGGTGAGTTGGCAGATGGTACAAATGCTATTATTTATACTTATGAAGGAGACTACTTAAATGCTGCTTTTTCTTCAATAAGTTTAATTCCTCTAGGTGGTGATGCTACAGCTAAAGGGTTTAAATACTCTTTAAAAGTAGCTGGTTTTGAAGGTAGAACGTTTAAAAGTGCATGGGCAGCTAAAAAATGGCTTGGTAATGCGATGGAGTTTGGAGTTAAGTCAGCAGATGCTATTGCAAATAGAAGTAAGTTAGCAAAAGCGATAAACATTACTCAAAAAGGAATGCAGGCTCATCATATCATACCTGTTGAAGCTCTTACTAAAAGTGAAGTAGTACAAAAAGCTGTAGATGCAGGTTTTGACTTTAATGGTGTAGTAAATGGCATTGGTGTCAAAGCGTTAAACGAAGGGGGTACACATGCTAATCACCCAACATATACAAAGCAAATATTAGAGAATTTAACAAAATGGTCAAAAGAAAATGTTAATTATACAGGAGAACAAGCTAAAGAGTACTTGGAAAAATTTGCAGGAAAATTAAAAGATAAGATACAAAAAGAATCTGTAGAAGGAAGTACAAAAGTTAATGACTTAATTATAAAATAA
- a CDS encoding tyrosine-type recombinase/integrase has product MNKYGTTKENIDYKTFLKYVEEIKKTGIKIRTLKTYIGNLKIYFNYLQEKNYRADNPITNINIKGTVKTVLGNLLTADELEDLYYSYETKDNDLARKRNKIIIGLLVYQGLQSKELQYLKEEHVELYKGKIQIPESKKTNGRTLELKPWQLMELMEYLQKIRPQITPKGEESLFTSSYGNSNLSNVLKKISEELKLINYNYQNAIQIRNSVIVNWLKQHKLRKAQYMAGHRYISSTERYRQDNLEELHEMVNTFHPIQ; this is encoded by the coding sequence ATGAATAAATACGGAACTACAAAAGAAAACATCGACTACAAAACCTTTTTAAAATATGTAGAGGAAATCAAAAAAACAGGAATAAAAATCAGAACTTTAAAAACCTATATCGGAAACTTAAAAATATACTTCAATTATCTACAAGAAAAAAATTACAGAGCAGACAATCCCATTACCAACATCAACATAAAAGGAACAGTAAAAACGGTATTAGGCAATCTACTCACAGCCGATGAACTCGAAGATTTATATTATTCTTACGAGACCAAAGACAATGATCTAGCTAGAAAACGCAACAAAATTATTATCGGATTATTAGTCTATCAAGGCTTACAAAGTAAAGAACTTCAATACTTAAAAGAAGAACACGTAGAGTTATACAAAGGCAAAATACAAATTCCAGAGAGTAAAAAAACCAACGGCAGAACATTAGAACTCAAACCCTGGCAACTCATGGAACTAATGGAATATTTACAAAAGATCAGACCACAAATAACGCCAAAAGGAGAAGAAAGTTTATTTACATCAAGCTATGGAAATAGTAATTTAAGCAATGTTTTAAAGAAAATAAGCGAAGAATTAAAACTAATCAATTACAACTATCAAAATGCCATACAAATCAGAAACAGCGTCATCGTAAACTGGCTCAAACAACACAAGTTAAGAAAGGCTCAATATATGGCAGGACATCGTTACATAAGTAGTACAGAACGCTACAGGCAAGACAATTTAGAAGAACTTCACGAGATGGTCAACACCTTCCATCCCATACAATAA
- a CDS encoding tyrosine-type recombinase/integrase produces MREFFHYLENENINTINSLTVQQIKDYYNHLKTRNNQAREGGLSKAYLNKHQQALFKFNDYLKEHNHKGINIHLKREEQNQRDSLQILTQDEIKQLFKATDYSNEQERIRKRDKVILVLLYSCGLRRNEVVNLKIKDIVFDKERIHVRKGKNYKERFVPINEYNLRIIEEYIYDYRPAFYNYKQTEYLLINYRGKPLQGQSLSNRLTAIALITENRELITKNITPHILRHSIATHLLEKGAKIETISQFLGHSSLESTQIYTHLLEHKAKTNNDEQLHNILREKRLQQQEYSSIPKGYRTPKYMDE; encoded by the coding sequence TTGCGGGAGTTTTTTCACTACTTAGAAAACGAAAACATCAATACAATAAACAGTTTAACAGTTCAACAAATAAAAGACTATTACAATCATCTAAAAACAAGAAACAATCAAGCCCGAGAAGGAGGATTAAGCAAAGCGTATTTAAACAAACACCAACAAGCACTTTTTAAGTTCAACGATTATTTAAAAGAGCACAATCACAAAGGCATTAATATACATTTAAAACGAGAAGAACAAAACCAAAGAGATAGTTTACAAATCCTAACCCAAGACGAAATCAAACAATTATTTAAAGCAACCGATTATAGCAATGAACAAGAAAGAATTAGAAAAAGAGATAAAGTAATTTTAGTGTTATTATACAGTTGTGGTCTGCGTAGAAACGAAGTAGTTAATCTAAAAATCAAAGATATAGTTTTTGATAAAGAACGCATCCACGTTAGAAAAGGAAAGAATTATAAAGAGCGTTTTGTTCCCATAAATGAATATAATTTAAGAATAATAGAAGAATATATTTACGATTATCGACCAGCATTTTACAATTATAAACAAACCGAATATCTATTAATCAACTATCGAGGAAAACCACTACAAGGACAAAGTTTAAGTAATCGACTAACAGCAATCGCACTGATAACTGAAAACCGTGAACTGATAACTAAAAATATCACACCACACATTTTAAGGCATAGCATCGCAACACATCTTTTAGAAAAAGGAGCCAAAATAGAAACCATCAGCCAGTTTTTAGGGCACTCAAGTTTAGAGAGTACACAAATCTACACGCATTTACTAGAACACAAAGCAAAAACCAATAACGATGAACAATTACACAACATACTTAGAGAAAAACGGTTACAGCAACAAGAGTATTCCAGCATTCCTAAAGGCTACAGAACGCCTAAATATATGGATGAATAA
- a CDS encoding helix-turn-helix domain-containing protein produces the protein MDLGENIMLIRKKKGLSQADLGKLIGTSGDVIGRYERSNLTPSIDVVIKIADALEVSIDYLAGKSKIILDKEMLNRMESITNLSEENKNYIISLIDMALRDFKTQQTYK, from the coding sequence ATGGATTTAGGAGAAAACATAATGCTCATCCGAAAGAAAAAAGGATTATCGCAAGCAGATTTAGGTAAGCTTATTGGAACTAGTGGTGATGTAATCGGAAGATATGAGAGAAGTAATTTAACTCCTTCTATTGATGTTGTAATTAAAATTGCAGATGCTCTTGAGGTTTCGATTGATTATTTAGCAGGAAAATCAAAAATTATACTTGATAAAGAAATGCTTAATAGAATGGAAAGTATTACTAATTTATCAGAAGAAAATAAAAACTATATCATTAGTCTTATTGATATGGCATTACGTGATTTTAAAACACAACAAACTTATAAATAA